The Bubalus kerabau isolate K-KA32 ecotype Philippines breed swamp buffalo chromosome X, PCC_UOA_SB_1v2, whole genome shotgun sequence genome has a segment encoding these proteins:
- the TRPC5OS gene encoding LOW QUALITY PROTEIN: putative uncharacterized protein TRPC5OS (The sequence of the model RefSeq protein was modified relative to this genomic sequence to represent the inferred CDS: inserted 2 bases in 1 codon) produces MQRGMASLSASVLIDGLIDCVAQLIQIAEELLKLITQELVPCVEQNDGAEEPEVDAFLSEEASLPDLADLLDLXSILTPREDEDLLFDVDQALLEIGELYEQQLDSVNNKLRNG; encoded by the exons ATGCAGAGAGGCATGGCGTCCCTATCAGCCTCTGTACTTATTGATGGACTTATTGACTGTGTAGCCCAGTTAATACAAATAGCTGAAGAGCTTTTAAAGTTGATTACACAAGAACTAGTTCCTTGTGTTGAGCAAAATGATGGAGCAGAAgaaccagaagtagatgcttttctttcTGAGGAAGCTTCACTACCAGACCTTGCTGATCTCCTAGACTT GTCAATACTGACACCAAGAGAAGATGAAGACCTACTTTTTGATGTAGATCAAGCTCTGTTAGAGATAGGTGAATTATATGAACAACAACTTGATAGTGTTAACAACAAATTAAGAAATGGCTAA